The genomic region AAATAATTGAAGGGAGACTGAGGCATGGAAAGTATACAAATTAATAAATCAAAGATTTCAAGTATTATCAAAAGGAATAACGAGATTGTTCCCTTCGATCCGGACAAAATAATTGAGGCAATTTATAATGCAGCCAGAGCTGTCGGTGGCAGTGATTACGATCTCGCCAGAAATCTTTGCAATAAAGTTATTTCCGAAATTAATAAAAGATATCATAACCGGTCAATTCCGGCAGTCGAAGAGTTGCAGGATATTATTGAAAAAGTATTAATCGTAAATGGTCATGCAAAAACAGCAAAAGCTTATATTCTCTATCGAGAGCAGCACCAAAGAATACGTGAAGCAAAAAATATCATGCTCGACATCGACAGAACCATGGACGGATATCTAAAACAATCCGACTGGCGCGTTAATGAAAATAGCAATGTTAACTATTCTCTTGGCGGACTAATCCTCCATAATTCCGGAGCAATCACAGCTAATTACTGGCTTAACAATATTTACTCAAAAGAAGTCGCCGATGCGCATAAAAATGGAGATTTCCATCTTCACGATCTTTCAATGTTTTCCGGCTACTGTGCAGGATGGAGCCTCAGGCAATTGATTCAAGAAGGTCTCGGCGGCGTCAAAGGCAAAATCAACTCAAAACCCGCAAACCATTTATCAACACTTATAGCACAGATGGTTAATTTTCTTGGAACGATGCAAAACGAATGGGCTGGAGCTCAAGCATTTTCTAGTTTTGACACCTATTTAGCACCATTTGTTAAACTCGACAAATTGTCATATAAAGAAGTAAAACAAAATATCCAAAGCTTTGTATTCAGCATCAATACACCTTCACGTTGGGGATCTCAAGCACCATTCACCAACATTACGCTTGACTGGACAGCTCCTGAAGACCTTAAAGGCCAAAAGGCTATAGTTGGCGGCGTTGAAGTCGATTTTACTTATGGGGATTGCCAGGTAGAAATGGATATCGTTAACAAGGCATTTATAGAAGTGATGATGGAGGGTGATTCAGACGGCAGAGGTTTTCCTTACCCGATCCCAACGTATAACGTTACACGCAGCTTCAATTGGGATAACGAAAATGCTAAGTTACTATTTGAAATGACAGCGAAATATGGAACACCGTACTTCCAGAATTTTATTAATTCCGACCTGGACCCAAGTGACGTTCGCAGCATGTGCTGCCGCCTGCAATTAGACAAAAGGGAACTCAAAAGCCGTGGCGGAGGCTTGTTCGGAGCCGACGAATTCACTGGTTCGATTGGCGTCGTAACTATCAATCTTCCAAGGATTGGCTACCTCGCAAC from Candidatus Margulisiibacteriota bacterium harbors:
- a CDS encoding ribonucleoside triphosphate reductase; protein product: MESIQINKSKISSIIKRNNEIVPFDPDKIIEAIYNAARAVGGSDYDLARNLCNKVISEINKRYHNRSIPAVEELQDIIEKVLIVNGHAKTAKAYILYREQHQRIREAKNIMLDIDRTMDGYLKQSDWRVNENSNVNYSLGGLILHNSGAITANYWLNNIYSKEVADAHKNGDFHLHDLSMFSGYCAGWSLRQLIQEGLGGVKGKINSKPANHLSTLIAQMVNFLGTMQNEWAGAQAFSSFDTYLAPFVKLDKLSYKEVKQNIQSFVFSINTPSRWGSQAPFTNITLDWTAPEDLKGQKAIVGGVEVDFTYGDCQVEMDIVNKAFIEVMMEGDSDGRGFPYPIPTYNVTRSFNWDNENAKLLFEMTAKYGTPYFQNFINSDLDPSDVRSMCCRLQLDKRELKSRGGGLFGADEFTGSIGVVTINLPRIGYLATNKEDFFARLGTLMDTAKTSLETKRKVITSLMDQGLFPYTKRYLKHLNNHFATIGLNGMNESCLNFMSKSIAAPEGKAFAEEVLDFMRKRLADYQEETGNLYNLEATPAEGTSYRLAKIDKERYPDIITSGETDPYYTNSTQLPVNYTADVFEALEHQDSLQKKYTGGTVLHAFLGENISDIETCKNLVKKIAYNFHLPYYTITPTFSICQDHGYISGEHFSCPTCGIESEVYSRIVGYYRPVQNWNKGKKSEYAIRQEFDIPKIEKQEIAMLQPHNVTKEALIKEQLPKLTPINFYPEAEKDNSILENKIQSFKFFYSDTCPNCPSVKEYIEKLAVPGKFFNASQPDGLEEARTNNVMAVPTVIFFDKEGKAINTAHSTVEIEKCL